In a genomic window of Roseicitreum antarcticum:
- a CDS encoding DUF2474 family protein → MPPALRKTLWFAGLWLGGVATLTIVALIIRAIIF, encoded by the coding sequence ATGCCCCCCGCCCTGCGCAAAACACTATGGTTCGCCGGATTATGGCTGGGCGGGGTCGCCACGCTGACCATCGTCGCGCTGATCATTCGTGCGATCATCTTTTAA
- a CDS encoding arsenate reductase/protein-tyrosine-phosphatase family protein — METLIPSRLSTLGHPQRLALFRLLMRRFPDLVPAGELADALGLKASTLSAYLSALMQAGLVTQEREGTSLRYSVDMDEVRGTLDYLLFDCCRGRPDLCAPLTLSPKSGTHPTTDRKYNVLFICTGNSARSIFAESILRKQAGDRFNAFSAGTRPGSQLNPFAVHVLKEKGHDISVLRSKDVSEFSDPDAPHFDFVFTVCNQAANEECPAWEDQPVTGHWGMPDPVKAEGNDARKALAFQEAYGALKHRIDLFTALNLESLSRLALQSRIDDIGRKPSEESS, encoded by the coding sequence ATGGAAACACTGATTCCCTCTCGTCTGTCCACTCTCGGTCATCCACAACGACTCGCGTTGTTTCGGCTTTTGATGCGGCGCTTTCCTGATCTGGTGCCGGCTGGGGAACTGGCAGATGCGCTCGGCCTCAAGGCATCGACCCTGTCGGCATATCTTTCTGCGTTGATGCAGGCGGGCCTGGTAACGCAGGAACGCGAGGGGACATCGCTTCGCTACTCTGTCGACATGGACGAGGTCAGGGGAACACTGGATTACCTGCTCTTCGACTGCTGCCGCGGGCGCCCGGACCTCTGCGCCCCTCTCACCCTGTCACCCAAATCGGGAACCCATCCCACGACGGATCGCAAATACAACGTCCTGTTCATCTGTACGGGTAACTCCGCACGGTCGATTTTCGCCGAGAGTATTCTTCGAAAACAAGCGGGAGACCGGTTCAACGCTTTCTCTGCCGGAACGCGGCCGGGTTCGCAGCTCAATCCCTTCGCCGTTCATGTTCTCAAGGAGAAGGGCCACGACATCTCGGTCTTGCGGTCCAAAGACGTCTCGGAATTTTCCGACCCGGACGCGCCGCATTTCGATTTCGTGTTCACCGTCTGCAATCAGGCGGCCAACGAAGAGTGCCCTGCCTGGGAAGATCAGCCCGTCACCGGCCACTGGGGAATGCCTGATCCGGTCAAGGCAGAGGGAAATGATGCCCGGAAGGCGCTGGCATTTCAGGAAGCCTATGGCGCACTGAAGCACAGGATCGATCTTTTCACTGCGCTGAACCTCGAATCCCTGAGCCGTCTGGCTTTGCAGTCGAGGATCGATGACATCGGCCGTAAACCCTCGGAGGAGTCTTCATGA
- a CDS encoding ArsJ-associated glyceraldehyde-3-phosphate dehydrogenase encodes MTTYALNGLGRIGKLALKPLLARGVKIAWINDAVGDPAMHAHLLEFDTVHGRWDATFGHDAQSVTIDGTRLPFIGTRDLSALPLDGVDVVIDCTGVFKTEAKLAPYFEAGVKKVVVSAPVNDGGAANIVYGVNHNIYDPAVHRIVTAASCTTNCLAPVVKVIHEAIGIRHGSITTIHDATNTQTIVDRPAKDLRRARSALNSLIPTTTGSATAITLIYPELKGRLNGHAVRVPLLNASITDCVFEVERPTTAEEVNALFKNAAEGPLAGILGYEERPLVSADYTNDRRSSIIDAPSTMVVNGTQVKVYAWYDNEMGYAHRLVDVALMVGASL; translated from the coding sequence ATGACCACTTACGCATTGAACGGCCTTGGCCGCATCGGCAAACTTGCCCTGAAGCCGCTTCTCGCGCGCGGTGTCAAGATCGCCTGGATCAACGATGCGGTCGGCGATCCGGCCATGCACGCACATCTGCTGGAGTTCGACACTGTGCACGGGCGGTGGGATGCCACTTTCGGGCATGATGCGCAGAGTGTGACAATCGACGGTACGCGGCTGCCCTTCATCGGCACGCGGGATCTTTCGGCACTTCCCCTCGACGGTGTGGACGTGGTCATCGATTGCACGGGTGTGTTCAAGACGGAAGCGAAGCTCGCGCCCTATTTCGAAGCAGGCGTGAAGAAGGTGGTGGTATCAGCGCCGGTGAACGACGGCGGCGCAGCGAACATCGTCTACGGGGTGAACCACAACATCTACGATCCCGCTGTGCACCGGATTGTCACAGCGGCCAGTTGCACGACGAACTGCCTCGCGCCAGTGGTCAAGGTTATCCACGAGGCGATCGGCATTCGCCACGGCTCGATCACCACGATCCACGATGCCACGAACACACAGACCATCGTTGACCGCCCTGCGAAGGACCTGCGCCGTGCCCGTTCGGCGCTCAATTCGCTGATCCCGACGACCACCGGATCTGCCACGGCAATCACACTGATCTATCCCGAACTGAAGGGCCGTCTGAACGGCCATGCCGTGCGCGTGCCGCTGTTGAACGCGTCGATCACCGACTGCGTCTTCGAGGTGGAACGGCCGACGACCGCAGAGGAAGTGAACGCGCTCTTCAAGAACGCGGCCGAGGGGCCGCTCGCCGGGATCCTTGGCTATGAAGAGCGGCCATTGGTCTCTGCAGACTACACGAACGACAGACGGTCGAGCATCATAGACGCGCCCTCCACCATGGTGGTGAACGGTACGCAGGTGAAGGTCTATGCCTGGTATGACAACGAGATGGGCTATGCTCACCGCCTCGTCGACGTGGCTCTGATGGTCGGGGCCTCGCTGTGA
- a CDS encoding ABC transporter permease, translated as MKQQIGQRALTSLISLLGLVVLVFFLSRLTGDPAALFLPVDASEEMRQNFRALHGLNDPIVVQFGNYMADLARGDFGESLRRARPALDIVLEAFVWTLQLALITMSLVAVAAIFVGSVAAFTVGSKFDRFASLLSLVGASAPDFWVAILAIVLFSLQLGWLPTSGTGTIWHWIMPVAVLFIRPFGLILQVVRGSMLSALGSPYVKTARAKGVKSKSIIFVHTLRNGMLPVITVMGDQAAALLNGAVVVESIFGFPGVGKLMIDAILQRDFNVILAAIMVTALAIFIMNLLIDLSYALLDPRIRK; from the coding sequence ATGAAACAACAGATCGGACAACGGGCTCTGACCAGCCTGATTTCGCTTTTGGGGCTGGTCGTCCTTGTCTTTTTTCTGTCCCGCTTGACGGGGGACCCGGCAGCGCTGTTTCTGCCGGTCGATGCCTCCGAAGAAATGCGGCAGAACTTTCGCGCGCTTCACGGGCTGAACGACCCTATTGTGGTGCAGTTCGGCAATTACATGGCCGATCTGGCACGCGGCGATTTCGGTGAAAGCCTGCGACGCGCCCGCCCCGCACTCGACATTGTGCTGGAAGCCTTCGTCTGGACCTTGCAACTTGCCCTGATCACCATGTCACTGGTTGCAGTCGCCGCCATCTTTGTAGGCTCCGTCGCCGCCTTCACCGTCGGCAGCAAGTTCGACCGTTTCGCCTCATTGCTCAGCCTTGTCGGCGCATCCGCACCTGATTTCTGGGTCGCGATATTGGCGATTGTGCTGTTTTCGCTGCAACTTGGATGGCTGCCCACATCCGGCACCGGCACGATATGGCATTGGATCATGCCGGTCGCGGTGCTGTTCATCCGCCCTTTCGGGTTGATCTTGCAGGTGGTCCGGGGGTCGATGCTCAGCGCGCTGGGGTCGCCCTATGTCAAAACGGCGCGCGCCAAGGGGGTAAAGAGCAAGAGCATCATTTTCGTTCATACCCTGCGCAACGGCATGTTGCCCGTCATCACCGTGATGGGCGATCAGGCCGCCGCCCTGTTGAACGGCGCAGTTGTGGTTGAATCCATCTTCGGTTTCCCCGGCGTCGGCAAACTTATGATCGACGCCATTCTGCAGCGCGATTTCAATGTGATCCTTGCCGCCATCATGGTCACCGCCCTTGCGATATTCATCATGAATCTGTTGATCGACCTATCCTATGCGCTGCTTGACCCCCGCATCCGGAAGTGA
- a CDS encoding ABC transporter ATP-binding protein — protein MPEHLLEVCNLSVRFHTAQGPVQAVDNVSWHLDRGETLAILGESGSGKSVSSAAIMNLIDCPPGEITQGEIWFDGQDLLTLSNERRRALNGKRIAMIFQDPLSHFNPVYTVGWQIAESMTAHDRPASEAWARAHDLVKRVGIPEPDQALRKYPHQFSGGQRQRLMIAMALALKPDVLIADEPTTALDVTVQAEVLTLLEDLQAETGMGLVLITHDLGVVADVADRVVVMEKGKIVESGTPHAIYHTPGHPYTRKLVAAAPGKGALRQPSTASEPLLSCRDLAKSYGGFDALKGISFDLMKGETLAIVGESGSGKSTVARLVLRLEDATHGQVLWKGDNLLTMSRRDMTGLRRQMQMVFQDPTQSLNPRMSVHELVSEAWAIHPGIVERRHWRDRVVALLEQVGLTADHATRFPHQFSGGQRQRIAIARALALNPEMIICDEAVSALDVSIQAQVIDLLGELRDRLGLSFIFIAHDLPVVRDFADRVLVMQAGHIVEQGKTQDIFNAPSMPYTQRLLAAGLDPDPDVQAERRAARLLLANS, from the coding sequence ATGCCTGAGCATCTTCTGGAAGTGTGCAACCTGTCAGTGCGCTTTCATACCGCGCAAGGTCCGGTACAGGCCGTCGACAACGTGTCATGGCATCTGGACCGGGGCGAAACGCTTGCCATTCTGGGCGAATCCGGTTCGGGGAAATCCGTATCCTCTGCGGCCATCATGAACCTGATCGACTGCCCCCCCGGCGAAATCACCCAAGGGGAAATCTGGTTCGATGGTCAGGATCTGCTGACCTTGTCCAACGAACGCCGCCGCGCGCTCAATGGAAAGCGGATCGCCATGATCTTTCAGGACCCGTTGAGCCACTTCAACCCGGTCTATACCGTCGGGTGGCAGATCGCCGAATCCATGACCGCACATGACCGACCCGCATCCGAGGCATGGGCACGCGCGCATGACCTCGTGAAACGCGTGGGCATCCCCGAGCCGGACCAGGCGCTGCGGAAATATCCCCACCAGTTTTCGGGTGGCCAGCGTCAGCGTTTGATGATTGCCATGGCGCTGGCGCTCAAGCCCGATGTACTGATCGCCGATGAACCAACCACCGCGCTGGATGTAACAGTGCAGGCCGAAGTTCTGACCCTGCTGGAAGACCTGCAAGCCGAAACCGGCATGGGTTTGGTTCTGATCACGCATGATCTGGGTGTGGTGGCCGACGTGGCCGACCGGGTGGTGGTGATGGAGAAGGGCAAGATCGTCGAAAGCGGCACGCCGCACGCCATCTATCACACCCCCGGCCATCCCTACACCCGTAAGCTGGTCGCAGCTGCGCCCGGCAAAGGCGCACTGCGCCAGCCAAGTACCGCCAGCGAACCGCTCCTGTCGTGTCGTGACCTCGCCAAATCCTACGGGGGTTTTGATGCGCTGAAAGGGATCAGTTTTGACCTGATGAAAGGCGAAACACTGGCCATCGTGGGCGAAAGCGGGTCGGGCAAATCCACGGTCGCCCGCCTTGTGCTGCGGCTGGAAGACGCCACGCACGGTCAGGTATTGTGGAAAGGCGACAACCTTCTGACCATGTCGCGCCGCGACATGACGGGCCTGCGCCGCCAGATGCAGATGGTGTTTCAGGACCCCACACAATCGTTGAATCCGCGCATGTCAGTGCATGAACTGGTGTCCGAAGCATGGGCTATTCACCCCGGCATCGTGGAACGCCGCCACTGGCGCGACCGGGTGGTGGCGCTGCTCGAACAGGTCGGCCTGACCGCCGACCACGCCACGCGCTTTCCCCACCAGTTTTCCGGCGGACAACGCCAGCGCATCGCCATTGCGCGCGCCCTCGCGCTCAACCCGGAAATGATCATCTGTGATGAGGCCGTATCAGCGCTCGACGTGTCGATTCAGGCGCAGGTCATCGACCTTTTGGGCGAATTGCGCGACCGGCTGGGCCTGTCCTTCATCTTCATCGCGCATGATCTGCCCGTTGTGCGCGACTTTGCCGACCGGGTTCTGGTGATGCAGGCGGGCCACATCGTCGAGCAGGGCAAAACCCAGGACATCTTCAACGCCCCATCGATGCCCTACACCCAACGCTTGCTGGCAGCGGGGCTGGACCCCGACCCGGATGTCCAGGCAGAACGGCGCGCAGCACGGCTGTTGCTGGCAAATTCCTAA
- the arsJ gene encoding organoarsenical effux MFS transporter ArsJ, with product MTDRARPEGLSAYIAVTASYWAFMLTDGALRMLVLLHFHTLGFTPVQLAYLFVLYEIAGMVTNLSAGWIAARFGLTSTLYAGLGLQVAALIALAQLHPEWAITTSVAFVMVVQGASGVAKDLAKMSSKSAVKILAPTGNGGLFRWVAILTGSKNAVKGLGFLLGAALLATVGFASAVLAMAAVLSVILVAVLIAMPPGLPKGRKGAKFSEVFSKSANVNWLSAARVFLFGARDVWFVVGIPIYFYAVLSDGTEEGNRAAFFMIGTFMALWIILYGAVQASAPTLLRASTTPERDLVGKARGWAWTLAAIPAALTAAALVSAEPQPWLTVTLVAGLLAFGAVFAVNSALHSYLILAFTKAERVTMDVGFYYMANAGGRLLGTVLSGLTYQVGGLALMLGTATVMVAISALASGRLSPERPEVTPA from the coding sequence GTGACCGACCGGGCGCGCCCCGAGGGTCTCTCGGCCTACATCGCCGTCACGGCATCCTACTGGGCCTTCATGCTCACAGACGGCGCGCTGCGGATGCTGGTGCTATTGCACTTTCACACACTCGGCTTCACGCCGGTTCAACTCGCCTATCTTTTTGTGCTTTACGAGATCGCGGGGATGGTCACGAACCTGTCCGCGGGCTGGATCGCGGCGCGCTTCGGGCTGACGTCGACGCTCTATGCGGGCCTCGGGCTACAGGTCGCGGCGCTGATCGCGCTGGCGCAACTTCATCCCGAATGGGCGATTACGACCTCAGTCGCCTTTGTCATGGTGGTACAGGGGGCCAGTGGGGTAGCCAAGGACCTCGCCAAGATGTCCTCCAAGTCGGCCGTGAAGATCCTCGCGCCGACCGGAAACGGTGGGCTGTTCCGCTGGGTCGCGATCCTGACAGGATCGAAGAATGCCGTGAAGGGTTTGGGCTTCCTGCTCGGCGCGGCGCTGCTGGCCACTGTGGGCTTTGCCTCCGCAGTGTTGGCGATGGCGGCGGTCCTTTCCGTCATCCTTGTCGCTGTCCTGATCGCCATGCCGCCGGGGCTGCCCAAGGGCCGCAAGGGCGCGAAATTCTCTGAAGTCTTCTCGAAGTCGGCGAACGTCAACTGGCTTTCGGCGGCGCGGGTATTCCTCTTCGGCGCGCGGGACGTGTGGTTCGTCGTCGGTATTCCGATCTACTTCTACGCCGTGCTGTCCGACGGCACGGAAGAGGGCAACCGCGCCGCCTTCTTCATGATCGGCACATTCATGGCGCTCTGGATCATCCTCTATGGTGCTGTGCAGGCTTCGGCTCCGACACTCCTGCGTGCGTCCACGACGCCTGAGCGGGATCTTGTCGGCAAAGCGCGTGGCTGGGCCTGGACGCTGGCCGCGATCCCGGCGGCACTGACGGCGGCGGCGCTTGTCTCCGCCGAGCCGCAGCCATGGCTGACGGTCACGTTGGTGGCGGGTCTCCTCGCCTTTGGCGCGGTCTTCGCTGTGAATTCCGCGCTGCATTCCTACCTGATCCTCGCCTTCACCAAGGCCGAGCGCGTGACGATGGATGTCGGCTTCTACTACATGGCGAACGCTGGCGGGCGCCTCCTTGGTACCGTGCTGTCGGGCCTCACCTACCAGGTGGGTGGGCTGGCGCTGATGCTGGGAACGGCCACCGTGATGGTCGCGATCTCGGCGCTGGCCTCTGGCCGGCTCAGCCCTGAGCGCCCGGAGGTCACACCGGCATGA
- the cydB gene encoding cytochrome d ubiquinol oxidase subunit II, translated as MIFDLAFIWAGLIAFAVLAYVILDGFDLGVGILFPFMHGEESKDLAMNAVAPVWDGNETWLVLGGGGLFAVFPLAYAVVMPALYVPIIVMLLALVFRGVAFEFRWRTKRGKFLWDISFTFGSIMAAFAQGIALGALVQGITVEGRAYAGGNWDWLTPFSILTGVALVAGYALMGATWLVMKTDGPVRRVARRMAVWTGAATLALVGLVSLITPFLNPSYLDRWFGFPNVLFTVLVPAAILVAAFVFAKGMRENRDAWPFLATLALFVLSFIGLGISFYPYMVPPSLTIRDVAAPDESLWFLLAGALVLVPMILAYTGYAYWVFRGKVDPAGGYH; from the coding sequence TCTTGCATTCATCTGGGCCGGGCTGATCGCCTTTGCCGTGCTGGCCTATGTCATCCTTGACGGGTTCGACCTGGGCGTGGGTATCCTGTTTCCCTTCATGCACGGCGAGGAGAGCAAAGACCTCGCCATGAACGCGGTCGCCCCGGTCTGGGATGGTAATGAGACCTGGCTGGTGTTGGGCGGCGGGGGGTTGTTTGCAGTCTTTCCGCTGGCCTATGCAGTGGTCATGCCTGCCCTTTACGTGCCGATCATCGTGATGCTGCTGGCGTTGGTGTTTCGTGGTGTCGCATTCGAGTTTCGCTGGCGCACCAAGCGCGGCAAGTTCCTTTGGGATATCTCGTTCACCTTCGGCAGCATTATGGCGGCCTTTGCCCAAGGGATCGCGCTTGGTGCACTGGTGCAGGGGATCACCGTGGAAGGCCGCGCCTATGCAGGCGGGAACTGGGATTGGCTGACACCGTTTTCTATCCTGACAGGCGTAGCGCTGGTGGCGGGCTATGCACTGATGGGGGCAACCTGGCTGGTGATGAAAACCGACGGCCCCGTGCGGCGTGTAGCGCGCCGCATGGCCGTGTGGACGGGAGCGGCAACGCTGGCGCTGGTGGGCTTGGTCAGTCTGATCACACCCTTCCTGAACCCGAGTTATCTGGACCGCTGGTTTGGCTTTCCAAACGTGCTGTTCACGGTGCTGGTGCCTGCCGCCATTCTGGTCGCCGCTTTCGTTTTCGCCAAAGGGATGCGCGAAAACCGCGATGCGTGGCCATTTCTGGCAACGCTGGCGTTGTTTGTTCTGTCCTTCATCGGACTTGGGATCAGCTTCTATCCCTATATGGTGCCGCCCTCACTTACGATCCGCGATGTCGCAGCCCCTGACGAAAGCCTGTGGTTTCTGCTGGCCGGTGCGCTGGTGCTGGTGCCCATGATCCTTGCCTACACTGGCTACGCCTATTGGGTGTTTCGCGGCAAGGTCGACCCTGCCGGAGGCTATCACTGA
- a CDS encoding ABC transporter substrate-binding protein, whose translation MKRGKYLAATLLAAAAMAGPAMAQDSEVTIVLSEELDLIDPCMATRSNIGRVVLQNISETLTELDVRGDGGVMPRLAESWELVDENTWRFMLRDGVTFSDGTAFDAGDVVHSFERTQSDANSCEISRYYEGIDMQLTAVDDLTLDIRTDPAQPIMPLLMTLLTIVPSETSMEFTRDPIGTGPYQLTEWNVGQSIRLERRDDYWGEASDVSAATYVFRSEPSVRAAMVQTGEAHIAPSISALEATNPATDFSYPNSETTYLRIDQMTAPFGDVRVRQALNMAIDREAFIGTILPDGSIPAVAVVPPTTLGWNGDLTTVDYDPEGARALLAEAKADGVAVDTEFMVVGRIGNFPGATELYEAITAMLTEAGFNAKLQMVEVAEHEQFYSRPYVEGTPYLIGAQHDNSRGDPVFSMYFKYHSEGRQSGVYDERVDALIDQATAATGDEREALWSELFALLHDEIVSDVLLFHMVGFARVSESISFTPTIATNSSLQLSEIGLE comes from the coding sequence ATGAAACGAGGAAAGTATCTGGCGGCAACGCTGCTCGCCGCTGCCGCCATGGCCGGACCGGCGATGGCGCAAGACAGCGAAGTTACCATTGTGCTCAGCGAAGAGCTGGACCTGATCGACCCCTGCATGGCAACACGCTCGAACATCGGGCGGGTCGTGCTCCAAAACATCTCGGAAACGCTGACGGAACTTGATGTGCGCGGCGATGGCGGCGTCATGCCCCGACTGGCCGAAAGCTGGGAGCTGGTTGACGAAAACACCTGGCGCTTCATGCTGCGCGATGGCGTGACATTCTCGGACGGGACAGCCTTTGACGCAGGCGATGTGGTGCATTCATTCGAGCGCACGCAATCCGATGCCAACAGCTGCGAGATTTCGCGCTATTATGAAGGCATCGACATGCAGCTTACTGCAGTGGATGACCTGACACTAGACATCCGCACCGACCCTGCACAGCCCATCATGCCTTTGCTGATGACGTTGTTGACGATTGTGCCGTCGGAAACCAGCATGGAATTCACCCGTGACCCAATCGGCACGGGCCCCTACCAGCTGACCGAATGGAATGTCGGGCAAAGCATCCGGCTGGAACGCCGCGACGATTACTGGGGCGAAGCGTCCGACGTCAGCGCTGCAACCTATGTATTCCGCTCAGAGCCTTCGGTGCGGGCCGCTATGGTTCAGACCGGCGAGGCGCATATCGCACCTTCAATCTCGGCCCTGGAAGCGACAAACCCGGCAACCGACTTCTCGTATCCGAACTCTGAAACCACCTATCTGCGTATCGACCAGATGACAGCGCCTTTTGGCGATGTCCGGGTGCGGCAAGCGTTGAACATGGCCATCGACCGCGAAGCGTTCATCGGGACGATCTTGCCGGACGGGTCCATCCCCGCCGTTGCGGTGGTACCACCCACCACACTGGGCTGGAACGGCGACCTGACGACCGTCGATTATGATCCCGAAGGGGCACGCGCGCTGCTGGCCGAAGCCAAAGCCGATGGCGTTGCGGTAGACACCGAATTCATGGTCGTCGGACGCATCGGCAACTTCCCCGGCGCAACCGAACTCTATGAAGCGATCACCGCCATGCTGACCGAAGCCGGTTTCAACGCAAAGCTGCAAATGGTCGAGGTGGCCGAGCACGAGCAATTCTACTCGCGCCCCTACGTCGAAGGCACGCCCTACCTGATCGGCGCGCAACACGACAACTCGCGCGGCGATCCGGTGTTTTCGATGTATTTCAAATACCATTCGGAAGGTCGGCAATCAGGGGTCTATGATGAGCGTGTTGATGCGCTGATCGATCAGGCCACCGCAGCCACCGGCGATGAACGCGAAGCTCTTTGGTCCGAACTCTTCGCGCTGTTGCATGATGAGATCGTGTCTGATGTGCTGCTGTTCCATATGGTCGGGTTTGCCCGTGTCAGCGAAAGCATCAGCTTTACCCCGACAATCGCCACAAACAGCTCGCTGCAGCTGTCCGAAATTGGGTTGGAGTGA
- a CDS encoding calcium/sodium antiporter: MHSLPLYQLTVIALGAIAFGIWLLIKGGDWTVDSAVAIAERSGLSKLFIAATIVAFGTSAPELFTSINANLTGFPGISVGNVMGSNIANVLLVLGVAALMAPIVVDRKEVRVDTLVMIAATIMMSVAVVAGILPVWGGLGMLVCIIGYILYQYRSSKIDVYEEPDGQGGPNPYLFVLLGIGTLLIGSEVLVQGAVAGGLALGVPEAVIGMTLIALGTSLPELTACVAAARKGQSEMIVGGIVGSNIFNIFSVMAISAMVRPLIIEPRFAQIDLPVLVVVTAAFAFILLAFGRIGRVAGGVMVAGYAAFTLFQYWDTLALLF; the protein is encoded by the coding sequence ATGCATAGTCTGCCGCTTTATCAGCTTACCGTCATCGCCCTTGGGGCCATTGCCTTTGGCATCTGGCTGTTGATCAAAGGGGGCGACTGGACGGTGGATTCGGCGGTGGCCATCGCCGAGCGCTCGGGGCTTTCAAAGCTGTTCATCGCAGCCACGATTGTCGCCTTCGGCACATCCGCGCCCGAGTTGTTCACGTCGATCAATGCCAACCTGACAGGGTTTCCGGGCATCTCGGTCGGCAATGTCATGGGGTCCAACATCGCCAATGTGCTGTTGGTCCTGGGGGTTGCGGCGTTGATGGCCCCGATCGTTGTGGATCGAAAAGAGGTTCGGGTTGACACTCTGGTGATGATCGCCGCGACGATCATGATGTCGGTCGCGGTGGTGGCGGGTATTCTGCCCGTCTGGGGCGGTCTTGGAATGCTGGTGTGCATCATCGGCTACATCCTCTATCAATACAGATCGAGCAAGATTGACGTTTATGAGGAGCCGGACGGGCAGGGGGGGCCGAACCCCTACCTTTTTGTTCTGCTGGGGATCGGCACGTTGCTTATCGGGTCAGAGGTGCTTGTGCAGGGTGCCGTCGCGGGAGGGCTCGCACTTGGCGTCCCTGAAGCGGTGATCGGGATGACCCTGATTGCGCTGGGGACGTCGCTGCCCGAGCTGACGGCCTGTGTGGCGGCTGCGCGTAAAGGTCAGTCAGAGATGATTGTCGGGGGGATTGTCGGATCGAACATCTTCAACATCTTTTCGGTGATGGCGATCAGCGCGATGGTGCGCCCGCTGATCATCGAGCCGCGCTTTGCGCAGATTGATCTACCGGTGTTGGTTGTGGTGACAGCGGCATTCGCGTTTATCTTGTTGGCCTTTGGCCGCATTGGGCGGGTCGCGGGCGGCGTCATGGTTGCGGGATATGCGGCATTCACGCTGTTCCAGTATTGGGACACCCTGGCCTTGCTGTTCTAA
- a CDS encoding ABC transporter permease — MTELSTQHRPVRSKSHRMLALLWADKFAFTAAGFLCLMILCALFGPMLLADAASGQNLRARNSVPFTLDRGWLYILGGDALGRPLLARIVVAAQNTLMIAAGAVVCSLAIGTFLGLLAGYAGRIWAEVILRLADVIMSFPSLLLAVIVLYILEPSVANLVLVLAITRIPVYLRTTRAEVLEVRERMFVQAAQVMGASRRRIIFKHILPVTLPTLITIATLDFAFVMLAESALSFLGIGIQPPEITWGLMVSQGRAYLTSAWWLAFWPGLAIILTTMSLNLLSSWMRVALDPTQRWRLEMEKRNA; from the coding sequence ATGACTGAGTTATCGACACAGCACCGCCCGGTTCGGTCAAAGTCACATCGCATGCTGGCGTTGCTTTGGGCCGACAAATTTGCCTTCACCGCCGCCGGCTTTCTTTGCCTGATGATCCTGTGCGCGCTGTTCGGGCCGATGCTGCTGGCCGATGCGGCAAGTGGTCAGAACCTGCGCGCCCGCAACAGCGTACCGTTCACGCTGGATCGTGGCTGGCTCTATATCCTTGGCGGCGACGCACTGGGGCGTCCGCTCCTGGCGCGCATCGTGGTCGCCGCGCAGAACACCTTGATGATCGCGGCCGGTGCAGTTGTCTGTTCACTGGCGATCGGCACGTTTCTGGGGCTTCTGGCGGGCTATGCCGGGCGCATCTGGGCAGAGGTCATCTTGCGGCTGGCCGATGTGATCATGTCGTTCCCCTCGTTGCTGCTGGCCGTCATCGTCTTGTATATTCTGGAACCATCGGTCGCCAACCTTGTCCTTGTACTGGCGATCACCCGTATCCCGGTGTATCTGCGGACCACCCGCGCCGAGGTGCTGGAAGTGCGTGAACGCATGTTCGTTCAGGCCGCGCAGGTCATGGGCGCGTCGCGCAGGCGGATCATCTTCAAACATATCCTGCCCGTTACGCTGCCCACGCTGATCACCATCGCCACGCTTGATTTCGCCTTTGTCATGCTGGCCGAAAGCGCGCTGTCGTTCCTGGGCATCGGCATTCAGCCCCCTGAAATCACATGGGGCCTGATGGTCAGTCAGGGGCGGGCTTACCTGACCTCGGCATGGTGGCTGGCTTTCTGGCCGGGGCTTGCGATCATCCTCACAACCATGTCGCTGAACCTGCTGTCATCATGGATGCGCGTCGCCCTCGACCCCACCCAACGCTGGCGCCTGGAAATGGAGAAGCGCAATGCCTGA